The following are encoded together in the Vanrija pseudolonga chromosome 7, complete sequence genome:
- the Crym gene encoding Ketimine reductase mu-crystallin encodes MSESLTIMTRAQADAVLADLDLEAAIKGQADVFAAYSAGGTKPGADGIAPIQTPMRHVLASPDVNMLFMPARAVDKTSIKIVSVPKRGGDGLPGSTVILDEVSGRVRAIINARRLTAFRNAAGSVLSFRAIGKTQTPRRLVLFGAGGQADAHALFFARAYPSLKELVVVSRKSTPRSTALVAKLTKLFPAVAVSEGIASYPDTSFDLSAAIKGADIIVTMTSSTKALFAAADVKAGAHIVLVGSYKPEMREVEDELIQRAGTILVDSAEACGHEAGELQNVAEDKLVEIGAVVTGTAEAKALLSRFTSDVTIFKSVGLGVQDVAIASLVLDQAEAKGLVSKIDDYDAEGEE; translated from the exons ATGTCCGAGAGCCTCACCATCATGACGCGCGCCCAGGCGGAcgcggtgctcgccgacctcgacctcgaagcCGCCATCAAGGGCCAGGCCGACGTCTTTGCCGCGTACTCGGCTGGCGGGACCAAGCCCGGCGCAGACGGCATCGCGCCGATCCAGACCCCCATGCGCCATGTACTGGCTAGCCCCGACGTCAACATGCTCTTCATGCCTGCTCGTGCGGTGGACAAGACGAGCATCAAGATCGTCAGCGTGCCCaagcgtggcggcgacggcctgccCGGCTCGACTGTCATCCTGGACGAGGTGTCGGGCCGCGTGAGGGCCATCATCAATGCCCGCAGGCTTACGGCGTTCCGCAACGCTGCTG gctcGGTGCTCTCGTTCCGCGCGATCGGCAAGACGCAGACCCCTCGCCGGCTCGTGCTCTttggcgcgggcggccaGGCAGACGCCCACGCGCTCTTCTTTGCGAGGGCATACCCCTCCCTCAAGGAGCTGGTTGTTGTCTCGCgcaagtcgacgccgcggtcgaccGCGCTCGTGGCCAAGCTCACCAAGCTGttccccgccgtcgccgtgtcggaGGGCATCGCGAGCTACCCAGACACATCGTTCGACCTGAGCGCCGCGATCAAGGGAGCGGACATCATCGTGACCATGACTTCGTCGACCAAGGCGCTCTTCGCCGCGGCAGacgtcaaggccggcgcgcacaTTGTGCTCGTGGGGTCGTACAAGCCCGAgatgcgcgaggtcgaggacgagctcatcCAGCGTGCTGGGACGatcctcgtcgactcggccgagGCGTGCGGCcacgaggcgggcgagctgcAGAACGTCGCGGAGGATAAGCTCGTCGAGATTGGAGCTGTGGTCACTGGTACTGCTGAGGCCAAGGCCCTGCTGTCGCGCTTCACGTCTGACGTGACCATCTTCAAGAGCGTCGGTCTCGGCGTGCAGGATGTCGCTATTGCCAGCCTGGTgctcgaccaggccgaggcAAAGGGACTCGTGTCGAAGATTGACGACTACGAcgctgagggcgaggagtAG